One Rhodoluna sp. KAS3 DNA window includes the following coding sequences:
- the glpX gene encoding class II fructose-bisphosphatase, translating into MNTKPDRNLGMELVRATEAAAIKASAFIGRGDKNAADKAAVDAMREFLSTVDFAGTVVIGEGEKDEAPMLFNGEVVGNGNGPECDVAVDPVDGTSVTASGRAHAISVIAVSDRGTMYNPQDVFYMDKLVTSAAGRGAVSLDQTPEENVRELAKALKKDVSEITVAMIDRPRHVPLQEAVRRAGGRTRLFLDGDVAAGIHAVTGDGNIDMLLGIGGAPEGTITACATKALNGFMQGRISPLSPEEMKKAIEAGHDLNKIFEMDDLVKSDNTYFVATGVTDGLLLDGVQKKGQYLTTDSIILRSRSGTIRRVKADYLAARWR; encoded by the coding sequence ATGAACACAAAGCCAGACCGCAACCTAGGCATGGAGCTTGTTCGTGCGACCGAGGCTGCAGCGATTAAAGCCAGCGCATTTATTGGCCGCGGCGACAAAAACGCCGCCGACAAAGCCGCAGTAGACGCCATGCGTGAATTTCTTTCAACCGTTGATTTTGCCGGCACCGTCGTTATCGGTGAAGGTGAAAAAGACGAAGCCCCAATGTTGTTCAACGGCGAAGTCGTTGGCAACGGCAACGGGCCTGAGTGTGATGTTGCGGTAGACCCAGTCGACGGAACATCGGTGACTGCCTCTGGCCGCGCCCACGCCATCTCAGTTATCGCGGTTTCAGACCGAGGCACAATGTACAACCCACAAGACGTGTTCTACATGGACAAGCTTGTGACTTCAGCAGCCGGTCGCGGCGCCGTGAGCCTGGACCAAACCCCAGAAGAAAATGTGCGCGAGCTCGCTAAGGCTTTGAAGAAGGACGTCAGCGAGATCACCGTGGCAATGATTGACCGCCCACGTCACGTGCCGCTGCAAGAAGCGGTTCGTCGAGCCGGTGGCCGCACCCGCCTATTTCTAGACGGCGATGTTGCCGCGGGAATCCACGCTGTTACCGGTGACGGAAACATCGACATGCTGCTTGGTATTGGTGGAGCCCCTGAGGGAACCATCACCGCCTGTGCAACTAAGGCGCTCAACGGATTTATGCAGGGACGCATTAGCCCACTTTCCCCAGAGGAAATGAAGAAGGCAATCGAGGCCGGCCACGACCTGAACAAGATTTTTGAAATGGATGACCTGGTTAAGAGTGACAACACCTACTTTGTTGCCACCGGTGTGACCGATGGGTTGCTGCTTGATGGCGTTCAGAAAAAGGGTCAGTACCTAACCACCGACAGCATCATTCTGCGTTCTCGTTCTGGCACAATCCGCCGAGTAAAGGCTGACTACCTAGCTGCTCGCTGGCGCTAG
- the iolG gene encoding inositol 2-dehydrogenase — translation MVSNKVRIGLIGTGRIGQVHAATVAASANAELTWVCDVFVEGAEKTAAQYGGKATNDPAVVFASGEVDAVIVASPTSTHIDLISAAIDAGVHVLCEKPIDLDITRVDGLRAKANAASVKIALGFNRRFDQQFSEIQARVAAGDIGKLEQVTIISRDPAPAPKAYLEVSGGIFRDMTIHDFDMARFFVPNIVEVSATGANSFSDDIRGIGDFDSVVVTLKGDGGELITIINSRHSAFGYDQRLEAFGSEGALFAENVAPTTVKLYTNKVVEARNPYMEFFLERYAFAYSNELEQFITSIGSGEVLNPTFEDGRAALILADAAQLSATTGKSVKVDLS, via the coding sequence ATCGTGAGCAACAAAGTACGCATCGGTCTTATTGGAACCGGCCGAATTGGCCAAGTGCACGCAGCCACGGTTGCAGCTTCTGCCAATGCCGAGCTGACTTGGGTTTGCGACGTTTTTGTTGAGGGCGCTGAGAAGACCGCCGCTCAGTACGGCGGCAAGGCAACCAACGACCCAGCAGTGGTTTTTGCTTCAGGTGAGGTTGACGCAGTTATCGTTGCATCGCCAACCTCAACTCACATCGACCTAATCAGCGCAGCGATTGATGCCGGTGTGCACGTGCTGTGCGAGAAGCCAATTGACCTTGACATCACCCGAGTTGATGGGCTTCGCGCCAAGGCAAACGCAGCTAGCGTAAAGATTGCACTTGGCTTTAACCGCCGCTTTGACCAGCAGTTCAGTGAGATCCAGGCGCGCGTTGCTGCCGGCGACATTGGCAAGCTTGAGCAGGTAACCATCATTAGCCGCGACCCAGCTCCGGCCCCTAAGGCTTACCTTGAGGTTTCAGGTGGCATCTTCCGCGACATGACCATTCACGACTTTGACATGGCTCGTTTCTTTGTGCCAAACATCGTTGAGGTAAGCGCAACTGGTGCCAACTCATTCAGCGACGACATCCGTGGAATTGGCGACTTTGACAGCGTGGTTGTCACCCTGAAGGGTGACGGCGGCGAGCTAATCACCATCATCAACTCACGCCACAGCGCATTTGGATACGACCAGCGCCTTGAGGCGTTTGGTAGCGAGGGCGCTCTATTTGCCGAGAACGTGGCCCCAACCACCGTGAAGCTTTACACCAACAAGGTTGTCGAAGCCCGCAACCCTTACATGGAGTTCTTCTTGGAGCGCTACGCCTTTGCGTACAGCAACGAGCTCGAGCAGTTCATCACCAGCATTGGCAGCGGCGAGGTTCTAAACCCAACTTTCGAGGACGGCCGCGCAGCGCTGATTTTGGCTGACGCAGCGCAGCTGTCGGCAACCACCGGCAAGAGCGTAAAGGTTGACCTCAGCTAA
- a CDS encoding sugar phosphate isomerase/epimerase produces MTKAVKIAGAPISWGVCEVPGWGFQMEPDRVLKEMAELGLGATEFGPLGFLPVDPAGRAEVLAAHGMEAVGGFFPVVMHKADFDPLPSVLTELESYAASGAKTLVLSADTGLEGYDTKRPELDQAGWNVFFVNLERIKEAAAARGVTAVLHPHVGTMVETKADVMQVLNGSTIDFCLDTGHMIIGGTDPVEFAAKYADRVAHSHLKDVNLAVADRVQAGEITYYQGILEGMYVPLGTGDVDVRSIVSNLISAGFDGWFVLEQDNVINSLPAEKQGPFADAKASVEFIRAVAAEVAAAK; encoded by the coding sequence ATGACTAAAGCAGTAAAAATCGCTGGCGCTCCGATCTCTTGGGGAGTTTGTGAAGTACCTGGTTGGGGTTTCCAGATGGAGCCTGACCGCGTCTTGAAAGAAATGGCTGAACTTGGCTTGGGCGCAACTGAATTTGGGCCACTCGGTTTCTTGCCGGTTGACCCTGCTGGCCGTGCTGAGGTTTTGGCCGCGCACGGAATGGAAGCAGTCGGCGGGTTTTTCCCGGTTGTAATGCACAAGGCTGACTTTGACCCGCTGCCATCGGTGCTTACTGAACTTGAAAGCTACGCTGCCTCTGGAGCCAAGACTTTGGTGCTTTCAGCAGACACCGGCCTCGAGGGTTATGACACCAAACGACCAGAGCTGGATCAGGCAGGCTGGAATGTTTTCTTTGTGAATCTTGAACGCATCAAAGAGGCAGCTGCAGCGCGCGGAGTGACCGCAGTTTTGCACCCTCACGTTGGCACCATGGTCGAGACCAAGGCCGACGTAATGCAGGTCCTAAACGGTTCAACCATCGATTTCTGCCTCGACACCGGCCACATGATTATCGGTGGAACCGACCCGGTTGAGTTTGCTGCCAAGTACGCCGACCGCGTGGCGCACTCTCACCTAAAGGATGTAAACCTTGCTGTGGCTGACCGAGTGCAGGCTGGGGAGATCACCTACTACCAGGGCATTCTCGAAGGCATGTATGTTCCGCTAGGCACCGGAGACGTTGATGTGCGATCAATCGTGAGCAACCTGATTTCGGCAGGTTTTGACGGATGGTTTGTGCTCGAACAAGACAACGTGATCAACTCGTTGCCCGCTGAAAAGCAAGGCCCATTTGCTGATGCCAAGGCAAGCGTCGAGTTCATCCGCGCGGTTGCAGCCGAGGTTGCCGCAGCCAAGTAA